One stretch of Tepiditoga spiralis DNA includes these proteins:
- the lnt gene encoding apolipoprotein N-acyltransferase, with product MAYLLTLISGILTGLAMPGNLFSFFIWGSVVFYLKNMSESTKTYQRLLHTIIYSNSLLATTLWWQMPVLTKNIPEVLNHYPPIFGFLGFIGEIFLLSLPYLLIWILSELYHRKYRKVNYISLMFFYAFSYTAAEALREMGDLAVTGGSLGYALYNHIGLLQIASIFGYLGLTFIIILVNSAIAFDDSRDKIIKGILIFSAIYAINFSIERFIPITENSKTFKITAIQTNVPQEIKYNANTWKSYTLFSDLLQRAKDEKSSLIILPESTFMEDIQDTNVSEALKINIKTIKKPVLMGYPKKTETDYYNTAWLYDKEGQIKETYDKIKLTPFAEFLPYEAIFNKFKIFKLFVFYTPGSEFKTFNVNNTKFGVQICFETYFPEVSIQETKKGAEFLTAITNDGWFNTQTALIQHFTQSIFRAVETRRDFLQVSNTGITAMVDKYGRIKKVYSEHKEVIDTVSVNLNKKTSIYSNISGVFKALLFIGALILSIV from the coding sequence ATGGCTTATCTTTTAACATTAATTTCAGGTATTTTAACTGGTTTAGCAATGCCTGGAAATCTGTTTTCGTTTTTTATTTGGGGTTCTGTAGTTTTTTATTTAAAAAACATGTCAGAATCAACCAAAACATATCAAAGACTTTTGCACACAATAATATATTCAAATTCACTTTTAGCTACTACACTATGGTGGCAAATGCCTGTTTTAACAAAAAACATACCAGAAGTTTTAAACCACTATCCACCAATATTTGGATTTTTAGGCTTTATTGGAGAAATATTTTTATTATCTTTACCATATTTATTGATATGGATATTATCTGAACTATATCATAGAAAGTATAGAAAAGTTAATTATATTTCTTTAATGTTTTTTTATGCCTTTTCATATACTGCAGCAGAAGCATTAAGAGAAATGGGAGACCTTGCCGTTACTGGAGGTTCTTTAGGCTATGCTTTATATAATCATATTGGATTACTTCAAATAGCTTCTATTTTTGGTTATTTGGGATTAACCTTTATAATAATATTAGTAAATTCAGCTATAGCATTTGATGATTCCAGAGATAAAATAATAAAAGGAATATTAATTTTTTCTGCAATATATGCAATCAATTTTTCTATTGAAAGATTTATACCTATAACAGAAAATAGCAAAACTTTTAAAATAACAGCAATACAAACAAACGTTCCTCAGGAGATAAAGTATAATGCTAACACTTGGAAAAGCTATACTCTTTTTTCTGATTTACTTCAAAGAGCCAAAGATGAAAAAAGTTCTTTAATAATTTTACCTGAATCAACTTTTATGGAAGATATACAAGACACTAATGTATCAGAAGCACTAAAAATAAATATTAAAACTATAAAAAAACCCGTTTTAATGGGATATCCAAAAAAAACTGAAACAGATTATTATAACACAGCTTGGCTTTACGATAAAGAAGGACAAATTAAAGAAACATATGACAAAATAAAATTAACTCCTTTTGCTGAATTTTTGCCTTATGAAGCTATATTTAACAAATTCAAAATATTTAAATTATTTGTATTTTATACACCTGGTAGTGAATTTAAAACATTCAATGTAAATAATACTAAATTTGGTGTACAAATATGTTTTGAAACTTATTTTCCAGAGGTATCTATACAAGAAACAAAAAAAGGTGCTGAATTTTTAACTGCAATAACAAATGATGGATGGTTTAATACTCAAACAGCTTTAATTCAACATTTTACCCAAAGTATTTTTAGAGCTGTTGAAACAAGAAGAGATTTTTTACAAGTATCCAATACAGGAATAACTGCAATGGTAGATAAGTATGGAAGAATTAAAAAAGTTTATTCTGAGCACAAAGAAGTTATAGATACAGTTTCAGTAAATTTAAATAAAAAAACAAGTATCTATTCTAATATAAGTGGTGTATTTAAAGCATTGCTATTCATAGGAGCTTTAATATTATCAATAGTATAG
- the proB gene encoding glutamate 5-kinase, whose protein sequence is MKKTNIKRIVIKVGSNLLIKDGEINKTYIIELSRKISNLYKRGIKVILISSGANAAGLNYLNLSRAKTLLQKQAICSIGQVQMMKIYENAFNFFGQKISQILLTKDDFTNRKRFLNLKNTLIGLNQLNILPIINENDSISTEEIMFGDNDMLSAMFSIGWNADGLMLMTSVDGVYNDEKKIMKEFKDESSILSMKKTSYGSGGINSKIDSAKLSSNSGIKTCICNGKKLENIDYFINNESCGTMFFPKKKIKNRKAWIIFLSKSKGRVFINSGAKEALEENKSLLSIGVIKVYGSFEKGDVVDIYDENEDKIGKGIINYSYIETVKIIGKKSSEFEKILGYYSYDELIHRDNIGIVK, encoded by the coding sequence ATGAAAAAAACAAATATAAAAAGAATAGTTATAAAAGTTGGAAGTAACCTTTTAATAAAAGATGGCGAAATAAATAAAACTTATATAATAGAATTGAGTAGAAAAATTTCAAATTTATATAAAAGAGGAATAAAGGTAATCTTAATATCGTCTGGAGCAAATGCAGCTGGATTGAATTATTTAAATCTTTCGAGAGCAAAAACACTTTTACAAAAACAAGCTATTTGTTCAATAGGTCAAGTTCAAATGATGAAAATATATGAAAATGCCTTTAATTTTTTTGGTCAAAAAATATCTCAAATTCTTTTAACAAAAGATGATTTTACTAATAGAAAAAGATTTTTAAATTTAAAAAACACTTTAATAGGTTTAAATCAATTAAATATATTACCTATAATAAATGAAAATGATAGTATTTCAACAGAAGAGATAATGTTTGGTGATAATGATATGTTGTCTGCAATGTTTTCAATTGGGTGGAATGCAGATGGTTTAATGTTAATGACCTCTGTTGATGGAGTTTATAATGATGAAAAAAAAATAATGAAAGAGTTTAAAGATGAAAGTTCTATTTTATCTATGAAAAAAACTTCTTATGGTAGTGGAGGTATAAATTCAAAGATTGATTCAGCAAAATTATCTTCTAATTCTGGTATAAAAACATGTATATGCAATGGCAAAAAACTTGAGAATATTGATTATTTTATAAATAATGAAAGTTGTGGAACTATGTTTTTTCCTAAGAAAAAAATTAAAAATAGAAAAGCCTGGATAATTTTTTTATCTAAAAGCAAAGGAAGGGTATTTATAAATAGTGGAGCTAAAGAAGCTTTGGAAGAAAATAAAAGTTTGTTATCAATAGGAGTAATTAAAGTTTATGGGAGTTTTGAAAAAGGTGATGTTGTAGATATTTATGATGAAAATGAAGATAAAATTGGAAAAGGAATTATAAATTATTCATATATTGAAACAGTAAAAATTATTGGTAAAAAGAGTTCTGAATTTGAAAAAATACTTGGTTATTATTCTTATGATGAATTAATTCATAGAGATAATATTGGCATAGTAAAATAA
- a CDS encoding glutamate-5-semialdehyde dehydrogenase, with protein sequence MEELLEKVEKLKKAFEILKLKNANEKNEAILRIAEALKKNEKYILKENDKDVQIAIKKGIKSSLIDRLKLNSKRINGMIKACKEIIELKDPIGEIYDSFLRKDGIRISKVRIPIGLIGIIYESRPNVTLEASILAIKSGNTLLLRGGSDAINSNLAIVKAIKEGLKNSLIPTDSVQIIEDTNRSIVNEMLTLNKYIDLIIPRGGKDLIDFVIETSKIPVLETGTGICHIFVDESANIEKSIEIIDNAKTQRPGTCNTVETVLIHKNIAKKILPKLKDKLLEKNVLIRGCNEVKKIIEVESATDKDWTTEYLDLIISIKVVENINEAISHIKKYSTSHSESILTENYLNGMKFVNEIDSAAVYINASTRFTDGGEFEMGAEMGISTQKLHARGPVGLKELTTYKYIIFGNYDSRR encoded by the coding sequence ATGGAAGAACTTTTAGAAAAAGTTGAGAAACTAAAAAAAGCTTTTGAAATATTAAAGTTAAAAAACGCAAATGAAAAAAATGAAGCAATTTTAAGAATAGCTGAAGCTTTGAAAAAAAACGAAAAATATATTTTAAAAGAAAATGATAAAGATGTTCAAATAGCTATAAAAAAAGGAATTAAGTCTTCTTTGATTGATAGGTTAAAATTAAATTCTAAAAGAATAAATGGAATGATTAAAGCATGTAAAGAAATAATTGAGTTAAAAGATCCTATAGGAGAAATTTATGATTCTTTTTTAAGAAAAGATGGAATTAGAATAAGTAAGGTGCGAATACCAATAGGATTAATAGGTATTATTTATGAATCAAGACCAAATGTTACACTTGAGGCAAGTATTTTAGCTATTAAATCGGGAAATACACTATTATTAAGAGGCGGATCTGATGCTATAAATTCAAATTTAGCAATAGTTAAAGCTATAAAAGAAGGTTTGAAAAATTCTTTAATTCCTACAGATAGTGTGCAAATAATTGAAGATACTAATAGAAGCATAGTAAATGAAATGTTGACATTGAATAAGTATATAGATTTAATAATACCAAGAGGAGGAAAAGATTTAATAGATTTTGTAATTGAAACTTCAAAAATTCCTGTTTTAGAAACTGGTACGGGAATATGTCATATTTTTGTTGATGAAAGTGCTAATATAGAAAAATCTATAGAAATTATTGATAATGCTAAAACACAACGTCCTGGAACGTGTAATACAGTTGAAACTGTTTTAATACATAAAAATATTGCAAAAAAAATATTACCAAAATTAAAAGATAAACTTTTAGAAAAAAATGTACTAATTAGAGGATGTAATGAAGTAAAAAAAATTATTGAAGTTGAAAGTGCAACAGATAAAGATTGGACTACTGAATATCTTGATTTAATTATTTCTATAAAAGTTGTAGAAAATATTAATGAAGCAATCTCACATATAAAAAAATATTCAACTTCTCATTCTGAATCGATATTAACAGAAAACTATTTAAATGGAATGAAATTTGTAAATGAAATAGATTCTGCTGCCGTATACATTAACGCTTCTACAAGATTTACAGATGGTGGAGAATTTGAAATGGGAGCAGAAATGGGTATAAGTACACAAAAATTACATGCGAGAGGACCTGTTGGATTAAAGGAATTAACAACGTACAAGTATATAATATTTGGTAATTATGATTCGAGGAGATAG
- the proC gene encoding pyrroline-5-carboxylate reductase: MNIGIIGVGTIGGMLLEKLRADSFYVVNRTKEKLEKYKGMNNLNICDTVKEVYNKSDIIFLAVKPQNIDEVLYEIRKTQIFNKIIISTVAGKDLKEIQEKTGKDGIIRIMPTILSKTGNGVTSVTFNDTINNKLKEKIINLLSSLGKIVEITEANLNAFTILSSSSPAFISLIVESFIDGAVNIGIKPKVAKEIFFETLKGTIKLLEEEKIEFSALRQMVSSPGGVTIQGLYSMEKRGIKGTIMEGIYESYQKMNNM; the protein is encoded by the coding sequence ATGAATATAGGAATAATTGGTGTTGGAACAATAGGTGGAATGTTATTAGAAAAATTAAGGGCAGATTCTTTTTATGTTGTAAATAGAACTAAGGAAAAGTTAGAAAAATATAAAGGAATGAATAATTTAAATATTTGTGATACTGTTAAAGAAGTTTATAATAAATCAGATATCATTTTTTTAGCAGTAAAACCACAAAATATAGATGAAGTGTTGTATGAAATAAGAAAAACACAAATTTTTAATAAAATAATTATTAGTACAGTGGCAGGAAAAGATTTAAAAGAAATTCAAGAAAAAACAGGAAAAGATGGAATAATAAGAATAATGCCTACAATACTTTCTAAAACAGGAAATGGAGTTACTTCAGTAACCTTTAATGATACGATAAATAATAAGTTAAAAGAAAAAATAATAAACTTATTATCTTCACTTGGGAAAATTGTAGAAATAACAGAAGCAAATTTAAATGCTTTTACTATTTTAAGTAGTAGCAGTCCAGCGTTTATCTCTTTAATCGTTGAGAGTTTTATTGATGGTGCTGTAAATATAGGTATAAAGCCAAAAGTAGCAAAAGAAATATTTTTTGAAACGCTAAAAGGAACAATTAAACTTTTAGAAGAAGAAAAAATAGAATTTTCAGCATTAAGACAAATGGTTTCGTCTCCTGGTGGGGTTACGATACAAGGACTTTATTCTATGGAAAAAAGAGGAATAAAAGGAACAATTATGGAAGGTATTTATGAATCGTATCAAAAGATGAATAATATGTAA
- a CDS encoding GGDEF domain-containing protein produces the protein MKKFLTILILFFSIISFSIKIGYYENYPLCFNDNGKPSGIFVEIIDYIGKGNNIKINWIYDTFPNLLKKIKNNEIDIITSVSILNERKEFLNYPEQYITNEWSELISYKNIFKISDLNNKKIGVLKNDVCYIGNKGLKNIKDSFNIKMEFIEFTIFDNLLKALKDKKIDVGLIPQSIYKKNNFLNISPILMFPVNLTIASSKKDEHKNFLSLFDKTIKKLKKDKTSMYYITLQKYRNIFVKSNKIPTYLIFIFIFFIAVFLLIIFHFYKLKNTREFLKLKTIIDQIPLGILLHDKKNIYYQNKLFYNISKEKLDSLDTLLKKLNLNEEFKEKLFNTSNKNNELFQKINGIYYKIITIHLYSKNKDLSFTLFENLNELVKTEKKIMNKVDIDILEKVFDLMNSENYDYEIFIENLFKSILKKNIADFFGLGILDDQKLNLNIGMPDGRINKIKLIREEKTVSWFVLNKNTKLYIPNNLEWHEDDYSIKVADKSLVGKPSTLYICPIELKNTRGIVIFGKIGIDKYSEEDLHLLNILLKQISFAVNYRTLSKKFYEEKEHYKKMALFDTLTNLYTRYFFNGWILNHYEKLKRNNQTSTVVMIDVDNFKFINDKYGHIVGDEVLKSIAKVILNNIRSSDLASRFGGDEFIIVFDNFDFKQTKERMNLIQTKLSKLNFDFKITISCGISVITNEKDWLETLKEADKKMYKMKNSKK, from the coding sequence ATGAAAAAATTTTTAACAATACTTATATTATTTTTTTCTATAATTTCATTTTCTATAAAAATTGGATATTATGAAAATTATCCATTGTGTTTTAATGACAATGGCAAACCTTCTGGTATTTTTGTTGAAATAATAGATTATATTGGAAAAGGAAATAATATAAAGATAAATTGGATTTACGATACATTTCCTAATTTATTAAAAAAAATAAAAAATAATGAAATAGATATAATTACTTCAGTTTCTATCCTAAATGAAAGAAAAGAGTTTTTAAACTATCCAGAACAATATATAACAAATGAATGGTCTGAATTAATTTCATATAAAAATATTTTTAAAATATCAGATTTAAATAATAAAAAAATAGGAGTTTTAAAAAACGATGTTTGTTATATTGGAAATAAAGGTTTAAAAAATATAAAAGACTCATTCAATATAAAAATGGAATTTATAGAATTTACTATTTTTGATAATCTTTTAAAAGCTTTAAAAGATAAGAAAATAGATGTTGGATTAATTCCACAAAGTATATATAAAAAAAACAATTTTCTTAACATATCTCCAATTTTAATGTTTCCAGTAAATTTAACTATTGCTTCATCAAAAAAAGACGAACATAAAAACTTTTTATCTTTATTTGATAAAACAATTAAAAAATTAAAAAAAGATAAAACTTCAATGTATTATATTACTTTACAAAAGTATAGAAATATTTTTGTGAAAAGCAATAAAATACCAACATATTTAATCTTTATATTCATATTTTTTATAGCAGTATTTTTATTAATAATTTTCCATTTTTATAAATTAAAAAATACAAGAGAATTTTTAAAGTTAAAAACTATAATTGATCAAATTCCATTGGGAATCTTGTTGCATGACAAAAAAAATATATATTATCAAAATAAATTATTTTATAATATTTCAAAAGAAAAATTAGATTCTTTAGACACTTTACTCAAAAAATTAAATTTAAATGAAGAATTTAAAGAAAAATTATTTAACACTTCAAATAAAAATAATGAATTATTTCAAAAAATTAATGGTATTTACTATAAAATAATAACAATACATCTATATTCAAAAAACAAAGATCTTTCTTTCACTCTTTTTGAAAACTTAAATGAACTTGTAAAAACTGAAAAAAAAATAATGAATAAAGTAGATATAGATATATTAGAAAAAGTTTTTGATTTAATGAACTCTGAAAATTATGATTATGAAATCTTTATTGAAAATTTATTCAAAAGTATATTAAAAAAAAATATAGCAGATTTTTTTGGACTTGGAATATTAGATGATCAAAAATTAAATTTAAATATTGGAATGCCTGATGGCAGAATAAATAAAATAAAGTTAATCAGAGAAGAAAAAACAGTGTCTTGGTTTGTTTTAAACAAAAATACTAAACTCTATATACCAAATAATTTAGAATGGCATGAAGATGATTATTCTATAAAAGTAGCTGATAAATCTCTTGTTGGAAAACCTTCTACACTATATATTTGTCCAATAGAATTAAAAAATACAAGAGGTATAGTTATATTTGGAAAGATAGGAATCGATAAATATTCTGAAGAAGATTTACACCTTTTAAACATACTTCTAAAACAAATTTCTTTTGCAGTAAATTATCGAACCTTGTCAAAAAAATTTTATGAAGAAAAAGAACATTATAAAAAAATGGCTCTATTTGATACTTTAACAAACCTTTATACAAGATACTTTTTTAATGGATGGATCTTAAATCATTATGAAAAATTAAAAAGAAATAATCAAACTTCAACGGTTGTTATGATAGATGTTGATAATTTTAAATTTATTAATGATAAGTATGGTCACATAGTTGGAGATGAAGTATTAAAAAGTATTGCTAAAGTAATTTTAAATAATATTAGAAGTTCTGATTTAGCTTCAAGATTTGGTGGAGATGAATTTATAATAGTATTTGATAATTTTGATTTCAAACAAACAAAAGAAAGAATGAATTTAATTCAAACAAAATTATCTAAATTAAATTTTGATTTTAAAATAACTATATCCTGTGGAATTTCAGTTATAACAAATGAAAAAGATTGGTTGGAAACTTTGAAAGAAGCGGATAAAAAAATGTATAAAATGAAAAATTCAAAAAAATAA
- the secA gene encoding preprotein translocase subunit SecA, whose amino-acid sequence MIFFDKNKRIIKKYQKIANKINDIEKEFEKLSDEQLKNKTIEFKERLDKGETLDDLLVEGFATVREASKRVLGMRHFDVQLIGGIALHEGNVAEMKTGEGKTLVATLPVYLNALTGGNVHLATHNDYLAQRDAKWMGPVYEFLGMSVGFIYSGMDSEERKNAYKCNITYGTANEFGFDYLRDNLVYEIENKSQRGHYFAIVDEADSILIDEARTPLIISGPSDTPSHLYKKFSTMINKFELEKDYTMEEKHKTVSLTEEGIAKAEKLIGVENLYDPKNIKYLYHIMNALKAKLFFIRDKDYIVQDGEVVIVDDFTGRLLPGRRYSEGLHQSIEAKENVKIKEESVTYATVTFQNYFRMYDKLAGMTGTAKTEEDEFRTIYNCEVIVIPTNKPVIRKDKNDLIYKTKKEKYAEAVKVIEERHKLGQPLLVGTASIESSEYLSSLLKKKGITHEVLNAKPENQVREAEIVAKAGELNSVTIATNMAGRGTDIKLGEGVKEVGGLFVLGTERHESRRIDNQLIGRSGRQGDPGESRFFLSFEDDILRLFGGEKLKGIMNTLKIEEGVPIEHGLLTKIIRDSQKKIEGINFSIRKRLYELDSAMDSQRISIYGHRDWILKQGNYDEHLKEIFEDVVDRLVEASWNEREEKIDVKYLKTKLEAYMIELRKEFETVEDAKNEIQDLLWEKYNSKKEEFGEEFTQISKYIMLRIIDERWRNHLDSIEALKDAVGLRAYGQKNPVLEFKRESYHMFEHLVDEIYDDTVAYLMRIVKIDPQKEAEMARKEASKLNFNHSDVSVLGKESENKKIKKHKRIKVKK is encoded by the coding sequence ATGATATTTTTTGATAAAAATAAAAGAATTATAAAAAAGTACCAAAAGATAGCAAATAAAATAAATGATATTGAAAAGGAATTTGAAAAACTTTCAGACGAGCAATTAAAAAATAAAACTATCGAATTTAAAGAAAGACTAGATAAAGGTGAAACTCTCGATGATTTATTAGTTGAAGGTTTTGCAACAGTACGTGAAGCATCTAAAAGAGTATTGGGTATGAGACATTTTGATGTTCAATTAATAGGTGGAATTGCTTTACATGAAGGTAATGTAGCAGAAATGAAAACTGGTGAAGGTAAAACTTTAGTTGCAACTTTGCCAGTTTATTTGAATGCTCTTACTGGTGGAAATGTACATCTTGCAACACACAATGATTATCTTGCTCAAAGAGATGCGAAATGGATGGGGCCAGTTTATGAATTTCTTGGAATGAGTGTTGGATTTATATATTCTGGTATGGATAGCGAAGAAAGAAAAAATGCTTATAAGTGTAATATAACTTATGGTACTGCAAATGAATTTGGCTTTGATTATTTAAGAGATAATTTAGTTTATGAAATTGAAAACAAATCTCAAAGAGGTCATTATTTTGCCATAGTTGATGAAGCTGATTCTATTTTAATAGATGAAGCAAGGACTCCTTTGATTATTTCTGGACCATCTGATACTCCTTCACATTTGTATAAAAAGTTTTCAACAATGATTAATAAATTTGAACTTGAAAAAGATTATACAATGGAAGAAAAACATAAAACAGTTTCTCTAACAGAAGAAGGAATAGCAAAAGCTGAAAAATTAATAGGAGTAGAAAACTTATATGATCCAAAAAATATAAAGTATTTATACCATATAATGAATGCTTTGAAAGCAAAATTATTTTTTATAAGAGATAAAGATTATATAGTTCAAGATGGAGAAGTTGTAATTGTAGATGATTTTACTGGTAGACTTCTTCCAGGAAGAAGATATTCTGAAGGACTTCATCAATCAATAGAAGCTAAAGAAAATGTAAAAATAAAAGAAGAGTCCGTAACTTATGCAACTGTAACTTTTCAAAATTATTTTAGAATGTATGACAAACTTGCTGGAATGACTGGAACGGCAAAAACAGAAGAAGATGAATTTAGAACAATTTATAATTGTGAAGTTATAGTTATTCCAACCAATAAACCAGTTATAAGAAAGGATAAAAATGATTTAATTTATAAAACTAAAAAAGAGAAGTATGCAGAAGCTGTTAAAGTTATTGAAGAAAGGCATAAATTAGGTCAACCATTACTTGTGGGAACGGCATCCATTGAAAGTTCAGAATATTTAAGTTCTTTATTAAAAAAGAAGGGAATTACTCATGAAGTTTTAAATGCTAAACCTGAAAATCAAGTAAGAGAAGCAGAAATAGTTGCAAAAGCAGGTGAGTTAAATTCTGTTACCATAGCAACTAATATGGCAGGTAGAGGAACTGATATAAAACTTGGTGAAGGTGTAAAAGAAGTAGGTGGATTATTTGTTTTAGGAACTGAAAGACATGAAAGTAGAAGAATAGATAACCAACTTATTGGTAGATCTGGAAGACAAGGAGATCCAGGAGAATCAAGATTTTTCTTATCTTTTGAAGATGATATCTTGAGGCTTTTTGGTGGAGAAAAATTAAAAGGAATAATGAATACTTTAAAGATAGAAGAAGGAGTTCCAATAGAACACGGGCTTTTAACCAAAATAATAAGAGATTCTCAAAAGAAAATAGAAGGAATAAACTTTTCTATTAGAAAGAGACTTTATGAATTGGATTCAGCAATGGATAGTCAAAGAATTTCAATTTATGGTCATAGAGATTGGATATTAAAGCAAGGAAATTATGATGAACATTTGAAAGAAATATTTGAAGATGTTGTTGATAGATTAGTTGAAGCATCATGGAATGAAAGAGAAGAAAAAATTGATGTTAAATATTTAAAAACAAAATTAGAAGCATATATGATAGAGTTGAGAAAAGAATTTGAAACTGTTGAAGATGCAAAAAATGAAATACAAGATCTTCTTTGGGAAAAATACAATAGTAAAAAAGAAGAGTTTGGAGAAGAATTTACACAAATTTCAAAGTATATAATGTTGAGAATAATAGATGAAAGATGGAGAAATCATTTAGATTCAATAGAAGCATTGAAAGATGCTGTTGGACTTAGAGCTTATGGACAAAAGAATCCTGTTCTTGAATTTAAGAGAGAATCTTATCATATGTTTGAACACTTAGTTGACGAAATATATGATGATACAGTTGCTTACTTAATGAGAATTGTAAAAATAGATCCTCAAAAAGAAGCTGAAATGGCAAGAAAAGAAGCTTCAAAACTGAATTTTAATCATAGTGATGTATCAGTTTTAGGAAAAGAATCCGAAAATAAAAAAATAAAAAAACATAAAAGAATAAAGGTTAAAAAATAA
- a CDS encoding TlyA family RNA methyltransferase, giving the protein MKERLDKYIVKNNLEESRQRAQILIKEGYVFVNEKVIKKPSFLVTEKDIIKITGTLNYVGRGALKLLEAIKKFNINIEKKICMDIGASTGGFTQVLLENKAKKVYAVDVGTMQLHNKIRNNKNVVIMENTNARNLILNEKVDIITCDVSFISIKKMIDTFNNNLKKNGKIIALIKPQFEVGRENIIKGIAKDKNIHVKMINEIIEYFSKNNIFASKLIKSPIKGGSGNTEYLILFTKTKSSNDKLKIKKVVFGEKK; this is encoded by the coding sequence ATAAAAGAAAGACTCGATAAGTATATCGTAAAAAATAATCTTGAAGAATCAAGGCAAAGAGCACAAATATTAATAAAAGAAGGCTATGTATTTGTAAATGAAAAAGTTATAAAAAAACCTTCGTTTCTTGTGACGGAAAAGGATATTATAAAAATAACTGGAACTTTAAATTATGTTGGAAGAGGAGCTTTAAAATTATTAGAAGCTATAAAAAAGTTCAATATAAATATTGAAAAGAAAATTTGTATGGATATTGGAGCTTCTACAGGCGGATTTACGCAGGTACTTTTAGAAAATAAAGCTAAAAAAGTTTATGCTGTTGATGTTGGAACTATGCAGCTTCATAATAAAATAAGAAATAATAAAAATGTTGTTATTATGGAAAATACAAATGCAAGAAACTTAATTTTAAATGAAAAAGTAGATATAATAACTTGTGATGTGTCTTTTATTTCTATAAAAAAAATGATTGATACTTTTAATAATAATTTGAAAAAAAATGGTAAAATAATTGCTTTAATAAAACCTCAATTTGAAGTTGGTAGAGAAAATATAATAAAAGGTATTGCAAAGGATAAAAATATTCATGTTAAAATGATAAATGAAATAATTGAATATTTTTCTAAGAATAATATTTTTGCTTCTAAATTAATAAAATCTCCAATTAAAGGTGGAAGTGGAAACACAGAATATTTAATATTGTTTACTAAGACAAAGAGTTCAAATGACAAATTAAAAATAAAAAAAGTAGTTTTTGGTGAAAAAAAATGA